ATAAAGACGTTGCTGTTTTCTTGCGAGGATCTGGGCAATCGCGCGAGTGATCTTCCGAGTGACGAATGTTTCTCCCCGCCTGGGCGATTCATGATTGAACAGAATACCGTTAGAGGCGTGGATGCCGTATGCTTCGCGGTAGTTTACGACCAGCCAGTAACCCATTGCTTTGGCACAAGCATAGGGGGAGCGCGGATAGAAAGGGGTCGTCTCCTTCTGCGGAACCTCTCGAGCCATCCCGTACATCTCGGAAGAACTGGCCTGGTAAAGACGGATTCGCTTCTCTTTACTGACGTTGCGAATGGCCTCCAAGATGCGCAGCGTGGAGTTGCCTGCTGTATCGGCTGTATAGAGAGGGATGTCAAAGCTCACCCTCACATGACTCTGGGCACCCAGGTGATAGATTTCATCAGGCATGACCTGCCGCACGATTTTCTCGATGGAGCTGCCGTCGGTCAGATCGCCGTAGTGAAGGAACAGCCGGACGCCCTCGACGTGAGGGTCTTCATAGATCGCGTTGAGCCTTGCGGTGTTGAAGGAGGAGGAACGCCGGATCACGCCGTGCACTTCGTAGTCCTTGGCCAGAAGAAGCTCCGCGAGATAGGAGCCGTCCTGTCCGGTGATCCCGGTGATGAGCGCGATTTTCCTGTTTTTCACGATTCGCTTTCCCAGCGGTGTCCCGGGAGAGGTTAGTGAGGCGGTCGAAAAAAGTCAACCTGAGCGAATACTCTGTCGGAGCGCTCAATCGGGCAGCAGAACAACCATACGACATCGAGAAGGCGGCCATGGGCAGGCGGCATGTACGGCAGCGCGTCATCCCAACGGCTGGCTTTCG
The window above is part of the Candidatus Polarisedimenticolia bacterium genome. Proteins encoded here:
- the gmd gene encoding GDP-mannose 4,6-dehydratase, which encodes MKNRKIALITGITGQDGSYLAELLLAKDYEVHGVIRRSSSFNTARLNAIYEDPHVEGVRLFLHYGDLTDGSSIEKIVRQVMPDEIYHLGAQSHVRVSFDIPLYTADTAGNSTLRILEAIRNVSKEKRIRLYQASSSEMYGMAREVPQKETTPFYPRSPYACAKAMGYWLVVNYREAYGIHASNGILFNHESPRRGETFVTRKITRAIAQILARKQQRLYLGNLDAKRDWGYAKDFVEAMWLMLQQSEPDDYVIATGETRSVREFLDEAFNLVRLDWKKYVEIDPRYFRPTEVDMLVGDYDKARKILGWRPRTTFKELVELMVREDLKSEGLDLDRLA